The following proteins come from a genomic window of Pirellula staleyi DSM 6068:
- a CDS encoding CpaF family protein, protein MFLQSFRPAGEKNGNGQADAMMHGETVESEFQRLKTGIHRELLDSLDLSRLAGLSDEELREDIRRLAETMLRTRSRKLPAIDEERLVEELIAESFGLGPLEVYMQDPDVTDILVNGPHEVYVERLGRLQETNTVFADEEHLLQIIQRVVARVGRRIDEHSPMCDARLPDGSRVNAIIPPLALGGPVLSIRRFGHRPLQVNDLLTRGSICPEMLELLEAAIEGRINIMISGGTGSGKTTMLNNLSRFIPGGERLVTIEDSAELLLQRKHVVKLETRPKSAEGASEISQRDLVRNALRMRPDRIILGEVRGGEALDMLQAMNTGHEGSMSTIHANDTRDALSRLEVMVSMAGFDLPVPVVRRYIASAVTLVVHLSRLKGGVRRVMRISEITALESGDYVIQDLFGFQQSGIDDRGIARGHFYATGIKPNFAKRLKEVGIELSDKLFTQRALTGEIATGPVSNIDAIASGNRFLQEDLA, encoded by the coding sequence ATGTTCCTTCAATCATTCCGCCCAGCCGGTGAGAAAAACGGCAATGGTCAAGCCGATGCAATGATGCATGGCGAGACTGTTGAATCGGAATTTCAACGGCTGAAGACGGGCATCCATCGCGAGCTGCTCGATTCGCTCGATCTGTCGCGCTTGGCTGGTCTCTCGGACGAAGAACTTCGCGAAGATATTCGCCGGCTGGCCGAGACGATGCTCCGGACCCGCAGCCGCAAGCTCCCTGCGATCGACGAAGAACGCCTCGTCGAGGAACTGATTGCCGAATCGTTCGGCCTGGGTCCTCTCGAAGTCTATATGCAGGACCCCGACGTCACCGATATCCTGGTGAATGGCCCGCACGAAGTGTACGTCGAACGTCTGGGGCGTTTGCAAGAGACGAACACCGTTTTCGCCGATGAAGAGCATTTGCTGCAAATCATCCAGCGCGTTGTGGCCCGGGTCGGACGTCGTATCGACGAGCACTCGCCGATGTGCGATGCCCGCTTGCCCGACGGCTCGCGTGTGAACGCAATCATTCCACCACTGGCCCTCGGTGGACCGGTGTTGTCGATTCGCCGATTCGGCCATCGACCTTTGCAAGTGAACGATCTGCTGACGCGCGGCAGCATTTGTCCCGAGATGCTTGAGCTGCTCGAAGCGGCGATCGAAGGTCGCATCAATATCATGATCAGCGGTGGTACCGGTAGCGGTAAGACCACGATGCTGAACAACCTGTCGCGTTTCATTCCGGGTGGCGAGCGACTGGTGACGATCGAAGATTCGGCCGAACTTTTGCTGCAGCGGAAGCATGTGGTGAAGCTCGAAACGCGCCCGAAGAGCGCGGAAGGAGCTTCGGAAATTTCGCAGCGCGACCTGGTTCGCAACGCCCTCCGCATGCGTCCCGACCGGATCATCCTGGGAGAAGTTCGTGGTGGTGAAGCGCTTGATATGCTCCAGGCGATGAACACGGGCCACGAAGGTTCGATGTCGACGATTCACGCCAACGACACGCGCGACGCCCTCAGCCGACTCGAAGTGATGGTCAGCATGGCTGGCTTCGATCTGCCGGTTCCCGTGGTGCGACGCTACATCGCTTCGGCGGTGACGCTGGTAGTGCACCTGTCGCGCCTCAAGGGGGGTGTGCGCCGGGTGATGCGAATCTCGGAAATCACAGCGCTCGAAAGTGGCGACTACGTTATTCAAGACTTGTTTGGCTTCCAGCAGTCGGGCATCGATGATCGCGGCATTGCTCGCGGTCACTTCTATGCCACCGGCATCAAGCCGAACTTTGCGAAACGGCTGAAGGAAGTCGGAATCGAACTCTCCGACAAGCTCTTCACGCAGCGCGCACTCACTGGCGAAATCGCCACCGGTCCGGTCAGTAACATCGATGCCATTGCCAGCGGCAATCGCTTCCTGCAGGAGGACCTGGCATGA